One genomic segment of Candidatus Zixiibacteriota bacterium includes these proteins:
- a CDS encoding queuosine precursor transporter: MPNELLWIIFLLFDLAMVIVAYRLWGRIGLYAMIAGSVIICNIQVVVVVEMFGLTATLGNIVYASIFLATDILSENYGKREARKGIWIGFFCLFWMIAAMQIAIQFKPSGFDRMMPHLTEIFSFLPRIAIASLLAYLISQHHDVWAFHKLKARTGGRLLWLRNNLSTAVSQLLDSVAFTLIAFWGVFPASELFQIVVTTYLFKVIVAGLDTPFIYLARKIKTAVPAGEGKLI, from the coding sequence ATGCCTAACGAGTTACTCTGGATCATATTCCTTTTGTTCGATTTGGCGATGGTGATCGTTGCTTATCGGCTGTGGGGAAGAATCGGGCTGTATGCTATGATTGCCGGATCGGTAATTATATGCAACATCCAGGTCGTGGTTGTGGTCGAGATGTTCGGCCTGACTGCCACTTTGGGCAATATTGTCTACGCGTCGATCTTTCTGGCGACGGATATACTGAGCGAGAATTATGGCAAACGCGAGGCGCGCAAAGGTATCTGGATAGGTTTTTTCTGCCTTTTCTGGATGATCGCGGCGATGCAAATTGCTATCCAGTTCAAGCCCTCCGGGTTCGACCGGATGATGCCTCATCTGACAGAGATTTTCTCGTTTCTGCCACGGATCGCGATCGCGTCGCTTTTGGCATATTTGATTTCTCAGCATCACGATGTCTGGGCTTTTCACAAGCTCAAGGCCAGAACCGGGGGCAGATTGCTGTGGCTCAGGAACAATCTCTCGACCGCTGTCAGTCAGCTTCTCGATTCTGTGGCCTTTACCTTGATTGCATTCTGGGGAGTGTTTCCAGCTTCGGAACTGTTTCAGATAGTTGTCACGACTTATTTATTCAAGGTCATTGTGGCCGGCCTGGACACACCCTTCATATATCTTGCGCGTAAAATCAAGACGGCGGTACCCGCGGGTGAGGGAAAATTGATTTGA